One window of the Devosia sp. 2618 genome contains the following:
- a CDS encoding tape measure protein, with product MQGKFNSLSASAKGMESRMVGSFGTVGRAFGVLGIALTTTSIIAMTSAWTDLNSRVSNAAGGIERGNAVMGRLSEMARRTYSSLTQTAEGYLQNQQALSALGYSTQQQLDLVETLNNALVVGAVRGQRAQSVQDAWSKAMASGSLRGENLNTVIQSGGRLSKALADSMGVSVNELRKLGEQGKITTDVMFGVTSQMEILRDEAGRMPATATDGFGLLKDAVTAFVGKADKAVGSSQALAEALISISDAIKNAPDEAWFEKVFKGLGDELARTIKDGARELEYIAKIIDYISNKKTDTTLGDLVPALKSVNAAAIETDGSLDAAAQRLREFAEGSKGVFSPEVEAAFQDLIAQLLDSHGNAILAREAIQAMGDADPKFDIVVGEVQGLVSWFLQLRDAAKEAASAASLAAVAGRSSATNIADQRAEQLANRKRVDLSDDGRPVVPIKPTGSGSGSSSRSPTQRFQDDLDGYARKIEMLKQETALTAALNPLLNDYGFAKAQLTAQQELENAATKAGIELGPQQREKIAELAAGYATATAEAARLAETQGLLKKSADELAQAGRQMLDTIIDGFLEGKDAGEIFNSMLKDLGKNLLNIGLNLIGGGMQTGGFNFMKLFGFSKGGIAANGRPQPLRQFAKGGVSRTAAIFGEAGPEAAVPLPDGRRIPVDLRMPAIPQARGGEQKMAVHIVLDNELLTAVVRDEAGRVVATAAPTIVGASVNQANKSAPSALAKYQQQRGGGDYRT from the coding sequence ATGCAGGGCAAGTTCAACAGCCTGAGCGCTTCTGCGAAGGGCATGGAAAGCCGTATGGTCGGCTCTTTCGGAACGGTGGGGCGCGCATTCGGCGTTCTGGGCATTGCGCTCACTACCACTTCCATCATTGCAATGACCTCAGCGTGGACCGACCTTAATAGCCGCGTCAGCAACGCTGCTGGCGGAATAGAGCGCGGCAACGCGGTGATGGGTCGCCTGTCAGAGATGGCGCGCCGTACCTATTCCAGCCTGACCCAGACGGCAGAGGGATACCTGCAAAACCAGCAAGCTCTGTCGGCGCTCGGCTACAGCACGCAGCAGCAGTTGGACCTCGTAGAGACGCTAAACAACGCCTTGGTCGTCGGCGCTGTGCGTGGGCAACGTGCACAGTCCGTTCAGGATGCTTGGTCCAAGGCCATGGCCTCGGGCTCGCTGCGTGGCGAGAACCTGAACACGGTAATCCAGTCTGGCGGCAGGCTTTCCAAGGCCCTAGCTGATAGCATGGGTGTGTCGGTCAATGAACTTCGTAAGCTAGGTGAGCAGGGCAAGATCACCACCGACGTGATGTTCGGCGTCACCAGCCAGATGGAAATTCTACGGGATGAGGCGGGCAGAATGCCCGCTACAGCCACTGACGGTTTTGGACTTCTAAAGGACGCTGTGACCGCCTTTGTCGGCAAGGCAGATAAGGCAGTCGGATCAAGCCAGGCACTTGCCGAAGCGCTGATATCGATCTCTGACGCCATCAAGAACGCTCCTGACGAGGCCTGGTTCGAAAAGGTATTCAAGGGGCTCGGTGACGAGCTGGCACGCACCATCAAGGATGGGGCGCGCGAACTCGAATACATCGCCAAGATCATCGACTACATTTCGAACAAGAAGACTGACACCACATTGGGGGATTTGGTCCCAGCATTAAAGAGCGTCAATGCTGCTGCAATCGAGACTGATGGCTCGCTAGACGCGGCCGCTCAAAGGCTCAGGGAATTTGCAGAGGGCTCCAAGGGGGTCTTTTCTCCTGAGGTCGAGGCCGCATTCCAGGACCTGATCGCACAACTGCTGGACAGCCATGGCAACGCAATACTCGCACGCGAAGCAATCCAGGCCATGGGTGATGCAGACCCAAAATTCGATATTGTAGTAGGAGAAGTGCAAGGCCTTGTAAGCTGGTTTCTACAGCTCCGCGACGCGGCGAAAGAAGCGGCGTCTGCAGCATCTCTGGCCGCAGTCGCAGGTCGGAGTTCGGCCACTAACATTGCCGATCAGCGCGCGGAGCAACTTGCGAACAGGAAACGCGTGGATCTTTCGGATGACGGGCGTCCTGTTGTCCCGATTAAGCCGACCGGCAGCGGCAGCGGCAGCTCAAGCAGGTCGCCCACGCAACGATTCCAAGACGATCTCGATGGCTACGCCCGCAAGATCGAAATGCTGAAGCAGGAAACAGCGCTGACGGCGGCTTTGAACCCGCTGCTCAACGACTACGGGTTCGCTAAGGCACAGCTTACAGCCCAGCAGGAACTGGAAAACGCCGCCACCAAGGCAGGCATAGAGCTTGGCCCGCAACAGCGAGAGAAAATCGCTGAGCTGGCCGCCGGGTATGCGACCGCAACTGCGGAAGCAGCGCGGCTGGCGGAAACGCAAGGTCTACTCAAGAAGTCGGCTGATGAACTGGCACAGGCTGGCAGGCAGATGCTGGATACAATCATTGACGGGTTCCTCGAAGGAAAAGACGCCGGCGAGATCTTCAACTCGATGCTGAAGGATCTGGGAAAGAACCTTCTCAACATCGGGTTGAACTTGATCGGTGGCGGCATGCAGACTGGCGGCTTCAATTTCATGAAGCTGTTCGGTTTTTCCAAGGGCGGCATCGCCGCGAATGGCCGCCCGCAGCCGCTGCGGCAGTTCGCCAAGGGCGGCGTGTCCCGCACTGCGGCAATCTTTGGTGAGGCAGGGCCAGAGGCAGCAGTGCCGTTGCCGGATGGTCGGCGCATCCCAGTTGATCTGCGTATGCCCGCCATCCCGCAAGCGCGCGGTGGAGAGCAGAAGATGGCCGTTCATATCGTGCTCGACAACGAACTCCTCACCGCTGTTGTGCGGGATGAGGCTGGCCGCGTTGTTGCGACGGCAGCCCCAACGATTGTTGGAGCTTCGGTGAACCAGGCAAACAAATCCGCCCCCAGTGCTCTGGCCAAGTACCAGCAGCAGCGTGGTGGTGGGGATTACAGGACGTGA
- a CDS encoding YetF domain-containing protein — MDPYISAFDVQRMLIGDAPPLFMLEIIFRTAVVYVYTLLLLRWLGSRAIGQLSTVEFLLVIALGSAVGDAMFYPEVPLLHALVVVTLVVLANKGLDLLLARNRHVEHAIDGKPQEAIQHGVICPAVLAGTALTQRELFQQLRQHGVEQLGQVEHAYIETDGVLTVFKSEDPRAGLAIVPPWEIEAPTAINPREHGSDLVACRRCGVVSAGGAHVPVNDSCKHEAWVIAQP; from the coding sequence ATGGACCCGTACATTTCGGCATTTGACGTACAGCGCATGTTGATCGGCGATGCACCGCCGCTGTTTATGTTGGAGATCATCTTCAGAACGGCGGTTGTATATGTCTACACACTGTTATTGCTGCGCTGGCTCGGAAGCCGCGCAATAGGCCAGCTTTCTACGGTCGAGTTTTTGCTCGTAATCGCCTTGGGGTCGGCAGTCGGCGACGCAATGTTCTACCCAGAAGTCCCCTTGCTGCACGCACTCGTAGTGGTGACGCTTGTGGTTCTAGCCAACAAGGGGCTCGACCTATTATTGGCCCGCAACAGGCATGTTGAACATGCCATTGACGGCAAGCCGCAGGAGGCAATCCAACACGGGGTGATCTGTCCGGCAGTTTTGGCGGGCACGGCGCTGACCCAGCGCGAACTGTTTCAGCAACTTCGACAGCATGGAGTTGAGCAACTGGGGCAAGTGGAGCATGCGTACATCGAGACGGACGGCGTGTTGACGGTCTTCAAATCGGAAGACCCTAGAGCCGGATTGGCAATCGTGCCCCCTTGGGAAATCGAGGCGCCTACAGCGATTAATCCACGCGAGCACGGCAGCGACCTTGTGGCATGCAGGCGATGCGGCGTGGTGAGTGCGGGCGGGGCGCACGTGCCAGTTAACGACAGCTGTAAGCATGAGGCATGGGTGATCGCCCAACCATGA
- a CDS encoding DUF3168 domain-containing protein: MDASYELILAAINRLRATPAVTSLVGTRIYDRVPEKTDGTPNVAFPYISMGPSTSIPDDFDCMDGEEITIQFDVWSSGAGEAFGSVECRKITGAMKRALHDVDLTLPVNALVVFRHEITRVLRDPNPAITHGVIQFSAVVETP; this comes from the coding sequence ATGGACGCCAGCTATGAACTGATCCTCGCGGCCATCAACCGGCTGCGGGCGACACCGGCTGTCACGAGCTTGGTGGGCACGCGAATTTACGACCGGGTGCCGGAGAAGACAGACGGCACGCCGAACGTGGCGTTCCCCTACATTTCCATGGGGCCGAGCACATCGATCCCCGATGACTTCGATTGCATGGACGGCGAGGAAATCACCATCCAGTTCGACGTCTGGTCGAGCGGCGCGGGCGAGGCCTTCGGTTCGGTCGAGTGCCGCAAGATAACCGGCGCGATGAAGCGCGCCCTGCACGATGTCGACCTGACATTGCCGGTCAATGCACTGGTTGTTTTCCGGCACGAGATCACGCGTGTCCTCCGCGACCCCAATCCCGCCATTACTCACGGCGTGATCCAGTTCTCAGCCGTAGTCGAAACACCCTGA
- a CDS encoding PAS domain S-box protein, which yields MISSGNFEASGSAEGRYQLLVESISDYAVYMLDPLGTVVNWNLGAERFKGYKAQEIIGQNFSTFYSEEERRSGAPSRNLAKAAAEGRFEEEGWRYRKDGTRFWANVVIDRIVDPLGRIVGFAKITRDLTERRAREEALRQSEEQFRLLVKGVTDYALYMLDPTGKVASWNAGAERIKGYAEAEIVGQHFSRFYTDYDRDQGEPERNLEIAKTVGSVEREGTRVRRDGSTFYAHVVIDALYNDLGDLIGFAKVTRDITQQRETQKELEQAREALFQAQKMEAIGQLTGGIAHDFNNLLMAILGSLEIAQRRMKADPRISPFLDNAVKGAQRGAALTQRMLAFARRQELALGPVDVIDSVRGMNDILERALGPSIFVTTNFPLSLPPVQTDRTQLESALLNLAVNARDAMPSGGPIAIAAQRRTARDGGKLRPGEYVVLSVTDSGEGMDEETLAKATEPFFTTKGVGKGTGLGLSMVHGLAEQSGGAFVLTSRRDHGTTAELWLPLASGLTPELSISAAMTTSAASTPKRILVVDDDFLVLLNTVTMAEDLGHVVFEASSAEEALALLKREDVDLLITDYAMPKMSGGQLAMRARERNPDLKVLVATGYAEMPGEYRGKFERLGKPFSDSELRSAIERALLATS from the coding sequence ATGATCAGTTCGGGCAACTTCGAGGCCTCCGGCAGTGCCGAGGGGCGCTACCAGCTGTTGGTCGAATCCATCAGCGATTACGCGGTATATATGCTCGATCCTCTGGGCACGGTGGTGAACTGGAACCTCGGCGCTGAGCGATTCAAAGGGTATAAAGCTCAGGAAATCATTGGTCAGAACTTTTCAACGTTTTACTCCGAAGAAGAAAGGCGGTCTGGGGCACCCAGCCGCAATCTGGCTAAAGCAGCCGCTGAGGGCCGCTTCGAAGAAGAAGGCTGGCGATACCGCAAGGATGGCACGCGCTTCTGGGCAAATGTTGTCATAGATCGCATCGTAGACCCTCTGGGCAGGATCGTTGGCTTTGCAAAGATCACGCGCGATCTCACAGAGCGCCGCGCCCGGGAAGAAGCCCTCCGTCAGAGCGAAGAACAGTTCCGCCTCCTTGTCAAAGGTGTGACGGACTATGCCCTCTACATGCTCGATCCAACAGGCAAAGTTGCTAGTTGGAACGCCGGTGCAGAACGCATCAAGGGATACGCTGAGGCGGAGATAGTGGGGCAACACTTCTCCCGTTTCTATACCGATTACGACCGCGACCAAGGCGAGCCCGAACGAAACCTAGAAATCGCGAAAACTGTGGGGAGCGTCGAGAGAGAGGGAACTCGCGTGCGCAGGGACGGCTCGACGTTCTACGCCCATGTGGTGATCGACGCGCTGTACAATGATCTCGGCGACCTCATAGGGTTCGCAAAAGTAACTCGCGATATCACGCAGCAACGGGAGACCCAAAAGGAACTGGAGCAGGCTCGTGAGGCATTGTTCCAGGCGCAGAAGATGGAGGCCATCGGTCAGTTGACCGGTGGTATTGCCCATGACTTTAACAATCTGCTCATGGCTATCTTGGGAAGTCTGGAAATTGCCCAGCGAAGGATGAAAGCTGACCCACGCATCTCACCCTTCCTAGACAACGCCGTAAAGGGTGCTCAACGTGGGGCGGCACTTACCCAGAGAATGTTGGCCTTCGCGCGACGCCAGGAGCTGGCCCTGGGTCCAGTGGACGTCATCGATAGCGTCCGGGGGATGAATGACATCCTTGAGCGGGCTCTCGGGCCGTCTATATTCGTAACCACCAACTTCCCGCTGTCGCTGCCACCCGTCCAAACGGATCGAACGCAGCTCGAGTCCGCGTTGCTCAACTTGGCGGTCAACGCGCGTGATGCAATGCCTTCCGGAGGTCCTATCGCAATTGCCGCGCAGCGCCGGACAGCGCGGGATGGTGGAAAACTGCGACCTGGCGAGTATGTCGTCCTTTCGGTCACCGATAGCGGGGAAGGGATGGATGAAGAAACTCTGGCCAAGGCGACCGAGCCATTCTTTACGACCAAAGGAGTTGGCAAGGGCACTGGACTGGGCCTCTCGATGGTTCATGGCCTTGCCGAACAATCTGGAGGCGCTTTTGTCCTAACGAGTCGGAGAGATCATGGCACTACTGCGGAGCTATGGCTCCCGTTGGCGTCGGGCTTAACACCAGAATTGTCGATTTCCGCAGCGATGACTACCTCTGCCGCGAGTACACCCAAACGAATTCTGGTGGTCGATGATGACTTCCTCGTCCTTTTGAACACGGTCACTATGGCCGAGGATCTTGGCCACGTGGTCTTCGAGGCATCGTCGGCCGAAGAAGCCTTGGCGCTGCTTAAGCGAGAAGACGTCGATCTTCTCATTACGGACTATGCCATGCCCAAAATGTCAGGCGGCCAGTTGGCCATGAGGGCGCGAGAGCGCAACCCCGACCTTAAGGTTCTAGTAGCCACGGGGTACGCTGAGATGCCCGGGGAATATAGGGGTAAGTTCGAGCGCCTCGGCAAACCATTCTCGGATAGCGAACTGCGCAGCGCTATCGAGAGAGCACTACTGGCAACTTCGTAG
- a CDS encoding phage tail tube protein, giving the protein MAKPETTKGGLLRVMLGKRPSNPSDPIVYGAPCGLSSKTLTLSKALEEIMIPDCDDPLAVDWVGRDATSLSMAIGGEGVVAEASIDTWLDAQESPDATPVRVELEFTLRTIIWLGFMHVESAELGAPSNTGRVTGNFSLQSDGEMVRSSVIKTP; this is encoded by the coding sequence ATGGCCAAGCCGGAAACAACCAAAGGCGGGCTGCTGCGCGTCATGCTGGGCAAGCGCCCGAGTAACCCTTCCGATCCTATCGTCTATGGCGCTCCGTGCGGCCTCAGCTCTAAGACGCTGACGCTGAGCAAGGCGCTTGAGGAAATAATGATCCCGGACTGCGATGACCCATTGGCCGTCGACTGGGTAGGCCGGGATGCTACATCTCTGAGTATGGCTATCGGCGGTGAAGGCGTCGTCGCGGAGGCCAGCATCGATACCTGGCTTGACGCGCAAGAGAGCCCCGACGCCACGCCGGTTCGTGTCGAATTGGAGTTCACACTCCGAACGATCATCTGGCTCGGCTTCATGCACGTTGAAAGTGCCGAACTCGGCGCTCCAAGCAACACCGGTCGCGTCACGGGCAATTTTTCGCTTCAGTCTGATGGCGAAATGGTTCGCAGTTCAGTCATTAAGACGCCCTGA
- a CDS encoding gene transfer agent family protein, which produces MSRSGKTPPLDWADGTYEFALRWGELTELQDLCNAGPFVILARLATNQGRLEDVAGTIRLGLIGAGVEPTKAQTLVKTYVQGRPQDLMLNASFARGILEVAIMGAPEEQPGSPPGEHPAAQGTVND; this is translated from the coding sequence ATGTCGAGGTCAGGCAAGACCCCGCCACTAGACTGGGCGGATGGAACATACGAGTTCGCCCTCCGCTGGGGTGAACTCACGGAACTGCAGGACCTTTGCAATGCTGGTCCATTTGTCATCCTCGCGCGTCTCGCCACAAACCAAGGGCGCCTAGAGGATGTGGCGGGCACGATCCGCCTCGGACTAATCGGCGCTGGCGTTGAGCCGACCAAAGCACAGACCCTGGTCAAGACCTACGTTCAGGGGCGCCCGCAGGACCTCATGCTAAACGCCTCATTTGCGCGCGGCATTCTTGAGGTCGCGATCATGGGCGCACCTGAAGAACAGCCGGGATCGCCGCCGGGGGAGCATCCAGCGGCGCAGGGGACGGTGAACGACTAG
- a CDS encoding head-tail adaptor protein — protein sequence MAENFRRAGALRERLHCQQRSAGDDGWGNPLPGHGDFETVFPVSAGMRPRTGGEEVTAARLSGQQPYIVTVRNTSQTRQITTGWQLVDARNADRVFAITSPPADPDGKNQWLEFIAVEGKVS from the coding sequence ATGGCCGAGAACTTCCGCCGGGCAGGGGCTTTGCGCGAGCGCCTGCACTGCCAGCAGAGATCTGCCGGTGACGACGGCTGGGGCAATCCTCTGCCGGGGCACGGCGACTTCGAAACCGTTTTCCCGGTTTCGGCTGGAATGCGTCCTCGGACTGGTGGGGAGGAGGTAACTGCAGCCCGATTGAGCGGTCAGCAGCCTTATATCGTCACTGTGCGGAATACTTCGCAGACGCGCCAGATCACGACTGGCTGGCAATTGGTCGATGCTCGAAACGCCGATCGCGTGTTCGCTATCACCTCGCCACCGGCAGACCCTGATGGGAAGAACCAGTGGCTCGAATTCATCGCGGTTGAAGGCAAGGTGTCGTAG
- a CDS encoding helix-turn-helix domain-containing protein, with amino-acid sequence MTKPDFFFHGDSEPAEKPYHYKECGLPNIYLANGYQLETVDGDEYVTIHNVDGLWRAIAMNLVSSQKLLPPSAIRFLRGQMDYTQAEIADLLGVDDQTVARWEKAQARLPGPADRAIRVFYLASEASGDEGKEMLKKLVEMVTDLVERDAPLEDSVVFSTHNSHWEPELATC; translated from the coding sequence ATGACCAAACCCGATTTCTTTTTTCATGGCGACAGTGAGCCGGCCGAAAAGCCTTATCACTACAAGGAGTGCGGGCTTCCAAACATCTACTTGGCTAACGGCTATCAACTTGAGACAGTGGATGGCGACGAATACGTGACCATTCACAACGTGGATGGTCTTTGGCGCGCAATTGCGATGAACTTAGTGTCCTCGCAGAAGCTCCTTCCGCCAAGCGCTATTAGGTTTCTGCGCGGACAAATGGATTACACTCAAGCCGAAATTGCGGACCTGTTGGGTGTGGACGATCAAACGGTCGCGCGCTGGGAGAAAGCTCAAGCACGCCTTCCCGGCCCGGCAGATAGGGCTATTAGGGTGTTCTACCTTGCGTCGGAGGCATCCGGCGACGAGGGCAAAGAGATGTTAAAAAAGCTCGTCGAGATGGTGACAGATCTCGTGGAGAGGGACGCTCCGCTAGAAGATAGCGTCGTTTTCTCAACGCACAATTCTCATTGGGAACCCGAGCTGGCGACTTGCTAA
- a CDS encoding HK97-gp10 family putative phage morphogenesis protein, giving the protein MAKVIGLDRLKRKLAALPKLAEEEISKAMIQSAEEIVAMAKSLAPQDSGDLINSIGWTWGGAPKGAMVLGKVKSSGRGAGYLQITVYAGGGDAFYARFVEFGTSPRVNGGQFAGSSHPGTSAQPFFYPSYRATRKRAKGRVTRAITKSAKRAAAGG; this is encoded by the coding sequence GTGGCGAAAGTGATCGGGCTCGACCGCCTCAAGCGCAAGCTGGCCGCACTACCCAAGTTGGCCGAAGAAGAAATCTCCAAGGCGATGATCCAGAGCGCCGAGGAGATCGTCGCGATGGCGAAGTCTCTGGCACCGCAGGACAGTGGTGATCTGATTAATTCGATCGGATGGACATGGGGTGGCGCGCCAAAGGGCGCCATGGTTCTCGGCAAGGTGAAATCGAGCGGTCGCGGCGCGGGCTATCTTCAGATCACAGTCTATGCCGGCGGCGGGGACGCGTTCTATGCACGCTTTGTGGAATTTGGCACTTCGCCCCGAGTGAACGGCGGCCAGTTCGCCGGATCAAGCCATCCAGGCACTTCCGCGCAGCCGTTCTTTTATCCCTCGTATCGAGCCACCCGAAAGCGGGCAAAGGGCCGCGTGACGCGCGCCATCACCAAATCTGCAAAGCGCGCAGCGGCCGGGGGCTGA
- a CDS encoding DUF3606 domain-containing protein, translating into MPNSKPDRSKVAGGQEHEVRYEAQKTGATKSEVKAAVKEVGNSRDKVENRLAKK; encoded by the coding sequence ATGCCTAACTCCAAACCAGATCGTTCGAAGGTCGCCGGCGGTCAGGAGCACGAAGTGCGCTACGAAGCACAGAAGACCGGCGCTACCAAGTCGGAGGTCAAGGCCGCGGTAAAGGAAGTTGGAAACAGCCGTGACAAGGTTGAAAACAGGCTGGCCAAGAAATGA
- a CDS encoding acyltransferase family protein, with amino-acid sequence MSTKSEYRADIDGLRAVAVIVVIMNHVGLSIFSGGFVGVDVFFVISGFFITRIIVNEIEATGAFSFARFYSRRARRLFPAALSTILLSFAFAYLLFPAALFSDFLGSSIYALTSISNFFFWWTSGYFDAESVTKPLLHTWSLAVEEQFYLIWPVLAVVLLTKAPRFSAVAFLGLIALASLAIGQYWLSNDMAMAAYYLLPGRAMELGIGGLMVWIVRRQPPAALSFMKEPLLLVGLALIAYTALTYDETTPFPGIAALLPCLGAAIVIYAGDTRWLGMLLRNPIAVWIGKASYSIYLLHWPLIVFTTYFVYQPLSAEQKWTLVAVAIGLGFAQYFLIEERFRHEQKARVSRAAFGLICAFLTCLALVPTASLWQEGGATWRVPADRAFRSAAQWYTLGKEQYCSTPNPAFPANIVTCQNYVGSEKSLFVWGDSHAEHLAAGLANAYPHINIYILFGGDCQPQVGFLGYMRAASASFNERCSQRNEKALEFLKVQNPSNIILASAKRSTPNLVAPPTIWLTEQLQAEGHNVLVLGDFIRPGVDLAACFSAPAYLLTDDINRQRCAGVASIQNAELEFNDKMEALVPGFLNPNSAQCPDAKCVVARGNTPLFRDSHHLTTQGSRAFIALIKSRLTKFIKQMDDPA; translated from the coding sequence GTGAGTACGAAGTCTGAATATCGCGCAGATATCGACGGGCTGCGCGCTGTTGCGGTCATTGTAGTCATAATGAACCATGTTGGTCTCAGCATCTTTTCTGGTGGCTTTGTTGGGGTAGACGTATTTTTCGTCATATCGGGGTTCTTCATCACCCGGATCATCGTCAACGAAATCGAGGCGACTGGAGCTTTCAGCTTCGCGCGCTTCTACAGCCGCAGAGCAAGACGTCTATTTCCAGCAGCTCTCTCAACAATTCTGCTTTCGTTTGCCTTTGCGTATCTGCTGTTTCCGGCTGCACTGTTTAGTGATTTTCTCGGCTCATCGATCTACGCGCTGACAAGCATTTCAAATTTTTTCTTCTGGTGGACATCAGGTTATTTTGACGCAGAATCGGTCACCAAGCCGCTACTGCACACATGGTCGCTAGCGGTCGAAGAGCAATTCTATCTAATATGGCCAGTACTAGCGGTAGTGCTGCTTACGAAAGCACCACGCTTCTCCGCTGTTGCCTTTTTGGGCCTAATTGCGCTGGCCAGCCTTGCCATCGGCCAATACTGGCTAAGCAACGATATGGCCATGGCCGCCTATTATCTACTGCCTGGGCGCGCAATGGAGCTGGGCATCGGAGGTCTTATGGTGTGGATCGTTCGCCGCCAGCCTCCGGCGGCGCTTTCATTTATGAAAGAACCATTGCTTTTGGTTGGGCTGGCGCTGATTGCTTACACTGCGCTCACCTATGACGAAACCACACCATTTCCTGGAATCGCTGCCCTTTTGCCCTGCCTCGGTGCCGCGATCGTGATCTACGCTGGCGATACGCGTTGGCTTGGTATGCTTTTGCGCAATCCGATTGCAGTCTGGATCGGCAAAGCCAGCTATTCGATCTATCTGCTACATTGGCCGTTGATCGTTTTTACGACCTATTTTGTATATCAGCCTCTGTCCGCTGAGCAAAAATGGACGCTCGTTGCAGTTGCGATTGGTCTAGGCTTTGCACAATATTTTCTGATTGAAGAGCGATTTCGTCATGAGCAAAAAGCGCGAGTATCGCGTGCAGCATTTGGACTGATATGTGCATTTTTGACCTGCTTGGCCCTGGTTCCCACCGCATCGCTTTGGCAAGAGGGCGGGGCGACTTGGCGCGTCCCAGCAGACCGAGCGTTTCGGTCTGCTGCGCAGTGGTATACGCTGGGCAAAGAGCAGTACTGTAGCACACCCAACCCCGCATTTCCCGCCAACATCGTCACCTGCCAAAACTATGTTGGGTCAGAAAAGAGCCTTTTCGTCTGGGGTGACAGTCATGCTGAACATTTGGCTGCCGGCCTAGCCAACGCTTACCCGCACATCAACATCTACATTTTGTTTGGCGGCGATTGTCAGCCGCAAGTCGGGTTTCTCGGCTATATGCGCGCGGCTAGCGCATCATTTAATGAGCGATGCAGCCAGCGAAACGAAAAAGCACTTGAGTTTCTGAAGGTTCAGAATCCATCGAACATCATCCTCGCGTCTGCGAAGCGGTCAACCCCCAACCTCGTCGCCCCTCCGACGATTTGGCTGACAGAACAGTTGCAGGCAGAGGGCCACAACGTTCTCGTTCTTGGTGACTTTATTCGACCCGGTGTTGACTTGGCCGCTTGCTTTTCCGCTCCGGCGTATCTCCTGACCGACGACATTAACCGTCAGCGGTGTGCTGGTGTCGCTTCGATTCAGAACGCAGAACTAGAGTTTAACGACAAAATGGAAGCGCTAGTTCCTGGATTTCTCAACCCAAACTCTGCCCAATGTCCTGATGCAAAATGCGTCGTCGCGCGCGGCAATACACCTTTATTCAGAGACAGCCATCACCTGACAACTCAGGGTTCTCGCGCTTTCATAGCGCTGATCAAGAGTAGGTTGACCAAATTTATTAAGCAGATGGATGATCCGGCCTAG